The genomic stretch atatatgtgtgtgtgtgtgtgtgtgtgtgtgtgtgtagatatatggtAGTTCCTAGAGGACACGGGGCTGTATCACTGAGACATAGACATGTATAAACAGTACACAGGTCGATCAGTGGGCTCTGCTGGTTTTTAGCTGCAGTCATGAAATGGAACATTCAACACACAAAAAGATGATGAAGCATGTCgactttgaaaaaaataaattacaCTTGCAGGATTCGAACGTGGATTTGGGTGGTTTGCTtggaacacaagagagagagagggagagagagagagaatgtgtgtgtgtgtgtgtgtgtgtgtgtgtgtgtgtgtgtgtgtgtgagagagagagagagagagagagagagggagagagagagagagatgatggtcaCAGAGCGAGAAAGACGAGAAATGAGCATGAGAAAAGGGTGATAAGCGCgcccagcacaacacaccaacacgatTTACTGCCCCTagcaagccaccaccaccactaccctctaAGCCCTATCACCCACAAAAAGGACGCCAAACTCAGCGTGGCCAGTTGGGTCATTGTTTGGACACATAGCGTGGGTTGAGAGCGTCACTTTCAGTCCGACTGGCGCGGGTCACTTTCCGTTTGAGTTTCCTTCgtaatttttttcatttcatcaatGTTCGTTCTTCTCCTCTGAAGATAAAAACCCACGGATGAAGCAAGAACTTGGAAATGAAAACAAAGTCTGATCGCGGCAAGTAACTCCGTGCCCAGACATGTTTCACCATcggctgttgatgttgttgtgtccGTGCTTGCTTCTTGCTCTGCCTTCGCGCACTTCGGCTGCGTGCTGCCACCACACGCTCCTCCCGCCGCGCGTGACGTGCACGTTAACCGCAGCCAATGGCAGCGTCCCCTTCGCTGGTTAGCCAATCAGCGAACCGACTGCTGTACGCGCTCCAGGCCCCAGAGTGGAAAGCCATTTATAGTTCACTACGGCCTTTTAAATTGCCAGAGCGAGAGTAGGTCGTGTACGAGTAACGTCGAAGCGGTTGTAGTATTCTCAGTGTTATTTTTCTGGACTTCCAGTTTCAAACATGGATCGTCGACTCAACAGGCCCTCTGTGAAAAGATGTCTCTTCGGACGGCCAACGAATTCGGATGAGTTTCTTGAAAttcagaagaggagagagaaggaagaagaaatgagatTCAAACGAGAGTGGGGATTTGACGGTGTGGAAAATGAGATCCAGTGGAGTAAAGCAGTGGACGCGGATATTCCCGAGTTCTACACCAGAGGGTATTCGCAAACGTGCAAACGCCGACCAGTGCGGCCGTGTGTTGGAAAACATTTGTCTTTCGATTCCGACCACGAAGACACTTGTGAGGTTCGGGAGACGAGCCCAGTTCTATATTGTGGGTCGTCCACCGTTGAAGTGTTCATTGGACTTCTGCCCCACCAGCCCACTGAGGAACCCGTCACGCCCGAGAAAAGTGACTCCGGAGATTCTCAGACATCGAAATCCGAGAACAGTGCATCAGATTCTGATTCCGATGTGGTTTCATCTCAGTTTCTGAGGAAAAACTTGACACAGAAACGCCTTACTGGTAAGCTGGATTTTTCATTTTTAACTTGAAAATGATAAGAATTCTGACAATGAACATCTATGTCAGTGTTTACATATTGTTGATGTATTCGCTTTAAATGTTTACCACAATCGAAGAACGACAGAGTAGGGTGAAAACGATGGGAAAGGACCTTGCGTTCCAGTTACGTTGGGATCGCGAAGAGAAAGGATTACAAAGTCAGTCGTGCACatgtgctgggtatgtttgttttGAACAGACAAGCGTACATGCAAATGGAGTACTCTTTCAGTCTTAGACGCAATAACTGTAGAAATGTTATGTCGATATGTTCATAGAATAACCCAGTGAACACAAAACTACTCAACTGGTAATTTAAACAGACTGACAATGCTGCatgagtcacacacaaacacacacgcacacactacgatAATCGTGTGCAGTCGACCTCCCCTCCCCAGCGGAAAGGGGTGTGTAGGGATAGAGCGATGGTGGCAGACGACCCGATGCGCCATGTATGGAAGAGAGGCGGGTTTGGCGTGGACGGAAAGTGGAAcacacaggcgtgtgtgtgtacatgatgaaCCGGAGTACGCCGAGTCTCTTCTCAATTCGGTCGACAGGATTTACGAAACCCCAAACAATGGTTATGCTTGAAATGGATAGGCAGATGCGATGAATGGTTGTTGTAGCTGAGTATTAGGGAAATGGTTGTGAATGTAAGGAGACTCGTACAAGAAACCTGTGGTTTGAGCACCCATCGTATTGCCAGCTGAacgtgttgttgtttgggggagggaaggagaaagaaagagagagagagagagagagagagatcgtggtgTTTTCCATCACACTCAGTGTCTCCCGATTCACTGAATCGGTCTTGTGTCAGCGCCGAACATCCTAAGGTTGTGTTTGTGCAGCTGTTCCCTGCACTGTTGTCTGCTTGTTTCATTCAGTCCAATATTGACGTGTCGTTGCAGGCACACGGAAGGTTCAAGGACAATCGATTTTGAGGCTTGCgaatctctctcttatttttatttttattaacataattttttttttagtcattcgCCTGCGATCAGATCAGTATCGGATAAGTTTTCCACACATGCCGCGTGCAGGTTTACACAGTTTGTGAAATACTAATAGCGAGTTGTTAATATGTATTTATgtagaagaaaacaaacatgagAATCCCAATGACCATTATACCACACTCGCCCCCCagccctttctctccatctcttttttttgttttcgtttatatTTTGTTGACGACTTTCTTGATATTTGTCGCTGCATTTGTGGAATACGATGTCTCCCGTTTTTTTGCACGCACTGAGTAAAGGTCTATTTTTCGATTGACGCTAAACTCGACGCTGGTGACTGGCACACGTTTTCGTTAAACATGTGTCAAGCTGGTTATAAAACAATCGGTCAGTTTTTCCTTCTTGAAGGACCCGAACCGTACAAAGCACCACGTATTTCTTTTCTAATCTGTACAATTAGTAtacgacaagagagaaagaatataTAAAATATAGACAGCTCAATGTAGGTCGTATCAAGTATGATGGATCGTATTTGTTGAGCTTTGGCGGTGACGGGCAAGCCTAGATACACACGGACAGCATATCGCGAGGTGTGGGTGCAACAGGCCCAGTCAGGCTGGTCAGAAGAGGCGGCAAAACAAAGCCTTGGAGACAGGGGGTGGGCTGCTaccagcctgcctgcctgactcatGGCTGCCTGAGTGAGCGAGATCAATAATACACCGGTTCAGGACTTTCTTTGTTGCTCACCATTGATTCTCGTCTTTTGTCTCtttagaagaagaaatgaaccaGCACCGTAAGGAAACATTGCCTTTCATAAGCACATTTTCTTTCGTTACATGTATGATAAATTATGTTTAAAGTTTTGAAATTAAAACTGGATGTGCGCGCGcccgcaacacgcacacacacacacgtacacacacacacacacacacacacacactctctctcacacacacacgcacacacacacacacacacgcactcacacacacacacacacacacacacacacacacacacacacacacactccagtatcCCGTATGAcagaaaaaccccccaaaaagtcTCGATCTTGTGTGGCTGAATCATGCGATACACGTGCAGTATTATCGGCGAAGCCTTGTACTAAAAAAAAGTGTTGGGGGACATGTTCATTCCAGCACGACTTAGAAGCCGACGTCCTTGGGGAGCGGATTTTAAAAGGCGCTGATTGTGCGCCAATATCGAGTCCAGAAACAACATGCCTAGTTTGTGGACAAGTTAGGACATGCGCATCACCATGTTTCAGTTGGGGTTTGAggtaaaggagggagagaaagaggcgtgggggaaaggggggcgaTTACAGCGTCGCGGGGGTCAGGGTTCCGATACTAgtaaccctacacacacacacacccaactcgtGTGGCTGAATCGAGAAAGAAGTGTTTGTGTTAGACTTGAGATCGGTGGCTGGACAAGGGTACAACCGTCGCGCGACCCAAACCGCTCGTGcgtcttttctttaattttttttttttttttaccttggcgTGTCCATTCATGTCAGTAGCTTCGATCAGCTGAGTGGCGCGCCGTGGCATTCGGTGGGTGTAGTGAACTGTCTGGCACTGTTACAGTGTTTGTTTCCCCCCCTTCAAGGCCCGAGTGAAAGACGTGTATACGTTCTGACGGCCTTGGCGTTTTGGCGCGGGGCGGTGTTTGGGTCAGGGGAGAGACGGGGTGTTTAGTTAATCGTTTCCAAACATGGCTGAGAAAGTAGAATGGTTTTTGTTCAGTGCATTTGCTTGTTAACCTGAttataaaatgtatatataacTGCATGAATGAAAAAATGTAGAGATAATGTGTAATGATTTACTACGATGGAAAGCACATAACGAAAGCAGAAAAATTCGCGAGTGTGTTAATGAAAATTAATTACAGTGTTCTGATTTGACTTTTTCAGATATGTGGCGAGCTCTGAAGAGGACACAGCGATCTTTGCTGACTGGGCCCTACCAGCCGCACCAGCACAAGAGAAGGCGGATAGACAGACTATAGAACATATTCGAGCCAAGGTACGCTTCTATTGATTTCCCTTGCattcatttcattgtttcagCGTTTAGATATATTGGGATTTAGAtattcttctttcactttctctgtttctaaccttctttctcttttttttttattggtaccTTTGGTTGCTCGTGTGTTGCAGTCGCGCTTCATGGAGAAGTAGGGAGAGACGATGTTGGTGTGAAGTCCAGATATAAATTTCTTTTTATAGTATAAGGCGCGGGGGGTTCCCCTCTATTTCCTACAATGAGTACCCAGACTAAAACTGGAGAACTCGAACGAGATATAAAGAGAACGAAAGATCGGTCGATCA from Babylonia areolata isolate BAREFJ2019XMU chromosome 6, ASM4173473v1, whole genome shotgun sequence encodes the following:
- the LOC143282763 gene encoding uncharacterized protein LOC143282763; this translates as MDRRLNRPSVKRCLFGRPTNSDEFLEIQKRREKEEEMRFKREWGFDGVENEIQWSKAVDADIPEFYTRGYSQTCKRRPVRPCVGKHLSFDSDHEDTCEVRETSPVLYCGSSTVEVFIGLLPHQPTEEPVTPEKSDSGDSQTSKSENSASDSDSDVVSSQFLRKNLTQKRLTDMWRALKRTQRSLLTGPYQPHQHKRRRIDRL